Proteins encoded in a region of the Balaenoptera musculus isolate JJ_BM4_2016_0621 chromosome 5, mBalMus1.pri.v3, whole genome shotgun sequence genome:
- the RPL34 gene encoding 60S ribosomal protein L34, protein MVQRLTYRRRLSYNTASNKTRLSRTPGNRIVYLYTKKVGKAPKSACGVCPGRLRGVRAVRPKVLMRLSKTKKHVSRAYGGSMCAKCVRDRIKRAFLIEEQKIVVKVLKAQAQSQKAK, encoded by the exons ATGGTTCAGCGTTTGACATACCGTCGTAGGCTGTCCTACAATACAGCCTCTAACAAAACCAGGCT GTCCCGAACCCCTGGTAATAGAATTGTTTACCTTTATACCAAGAAAGTTGGGAAAGCACCAAAATCTGCATGTGGCGTGTGCCCAGGCCGACTTCGAGGA GTTCGTGCTGTGAGACCTAAAGTTCTTATGAGGTTGTCTAAAACGAAAAAACATGTTAGCCGGGCCTATGGTGGTTCCATGTGTGCTAAATGTGTCCGTGACAG gaTCAAGCGCGCTTTCCTCATTGAGGAGCAGAAAATCGTTGTGAAAGTGTTGAAAGCACAAGCGCAGAGTCAGAAAgctaaataa